TCAACCACCGGAACTACAGCCTTATTCACATGAAGCTGTATTCCACTTAGTTTTATTGCTCTTTTATGTTATTAAAGTTGCTGATTTGTAACTAAATTAGGTGGTGTTGTGCCTCCTATAATCACTGGCTTAATATTTGAGCACCAAGACTCAGGTAATTAAGGGTTTTTGGATGCCAACAGAGGATTCTGTGTTGCCAGATGGGATTTTCACCatattgtaatgtttttttttttttgccttcatcTCTCACTTGTCCACTGTTGCATACAGTGTTGCATAAAGGCAGTGTCTCATTTGTTTGCCAGACATCACTCAGCAGCTCTTTGAATGCTGTTCTTTCTGAGGCAGTGGCCCAGGTTGGCCTAGAGGCCAGGTATAATCCCTCAGTGATGCTCATCCATTACTAAACGTTCTCTGAAACTGTGTCAGATTGAAAGCAGATCTCAAGGAAGCCAGCTTCCACATGTGTCAGCCATTAATGCAGACAACTctaactgctgttttttttttcaagtgctGCATTGTGGCACAGAAGAGGTCCTCAGGCTTAGATTTTGATAACATGCTGTTTGAgcgtttttttcctcttcttcttcatgcTGAACATTTGGCATTTTGTGCTAGACGTGTCGAACGTGACAAAACATGTTGCTAGGTAAATAGCTCTCGCCGAGACTGATCTTGAGGAGCCGAACAAAGACAGATGCCCACGAGGGAGGAAAGAACAAATGTAGCTATAGGTCACGCATTTCTATTCAAATGTGGCGGCGTATTTCCCTCTTTTATGTCTCctgtttgatgtttattttgctTCCTAATGGTTCCTAACATATCCCTCCTGCTGTTTGTGAAGATGTAGCCATGAAGTGTGCAGGAAGGCTTTTGGTGGGGGGAAATCATATCATAGCCTTGCTAGTCCTTTCATGCTTTAGAAAAACTTTTCAGCATCTGTCAAAGGAGGTATTTATCACTTTAATCCCCACCTGGCACAAAGAATAAAACGCCAGGCTAAGTTACATATCCCCGCCATGCAGCCGTGCTCTCaaagcagttgaacaggtggtCATCTGGAGACGTCAAACAGTAGACAGAGTCTACACACTCACCTGCTCCTATTGTTCTGGGTGTTTTATGCCCTAGGTGTTGTCAGGAATAAAGGCGTGTTTGAGCAGCAGTTATTGCAGGAGTGATTTATGTTTATCTTCAAACATCATTTGGTTGCATGTACCTGGATTCAATTTAACCATTAAACAATGGAGATAGATGAAAGCTCCTCTTTGTCATATATTTTCATCACCAAACCAATAGTCACAGAGCTGCCTCAGAGCTCAGAAAAACTTCATTTTCCTCCACACATTCCCCTATACGCACTTCCTCCCTTGCTTTATTATTCATGCTCATTGTGTTAACTCGCGAGCCGCCTTTTTCATTAACAGCAAAATCCGGCAGTGCACATAAAACATTTCTTGCTGGATGTATAAAACAAGAGCCAACCAATCAGTTGTCACATTTAGCCTCCAGTAGATATAAGCCAGAGATCCTCCGCCGGTCCCACAGCAATTAAATGATTCATTGGCTTTATCGCATTTTAACAGGATGTTGATTGAGAGCATAAGCCATATTGATTGTCCTGATGGAAACAGGAAATCACAGAgatagaaataaaatcatttgtTGTTCCCGGTGTGAGGGTACCCGGGGGAATGGCACGCAATTGCACACTGTTGAGTGGCATTACCCCCAGCAACCCCCCCTCCTACCCTCCTTCCCCTCCATTCTCTCCCCTATGGAGACCTGGAAGAGACGTCATCTGTGGTTGTTATGCTGCGAAATGACGCTGGCACTCTCTCCACCCCCTGCTACTGCAATATTACCCCTGTGGTCTGTTACGGAAGATGCAGCACTCCTCGTCTGCACCATTTCCAGCATGAAGTTTGACGCCTAACAGTAATCAGCCCTCTGCCTTCATTTCCGTCATGTGGAAGTGGAACCATTTGAGCGTGATGCTGATAATAATATCAGCCTAAATGCATCCTACACATAAGGGCTCGTGACTGGCCTCGATCCCGTAAACCTACGTGGTTTTTCTCTTTCTGGGAAGCCTCACAGAAAATCCTTCTTTTTGGAACCAAATCCTTAACAATATTTAAAGCTTATTAAGCTGGATTTTGCCTCTTAGACTAGCTTTTATTAacaatattaaacaaaaaaggatAATTATCCCCTTATTCTTGACTTTTTCCTCATTGTTGTCTTAATTGGTGAGAGGAAAAATACCCCCATCTCTCCCTGCTAACACATGCACACCGGCCCCTCCCCATGCCCTCCCCTTAACTCACACACTCAGGAGGAGCGCGTCACTGAGCTTGGGGAATGAGTGGCTCATTAAGAAGAAGGATGTGATATTCTGAATAGAGACTGTGAGACTCCCAGCACGTCTATTTTTAGACAACATATCTCTATGGCAGTCACCACGGTGTTGGTTAATTGCAGCCACGGCCCCAGATACCAATTAAGAATGAAACAAATGCTTTTAAGGTGCTTTTTTTTAGGCTCCTCCCTACTGTAAAGGTGTACAGGTCCACTCTCAGTGCAAGCAGAAGTGATTGTGAGTGTTTGCTCCACTGTACTTTCCTGTACAAAGTTTGGGACATGCAGAGTGTGCAGTCAAAACCGTGGCCGGGCTATTTTTAAATGAGCCCCCCTGTGGAAAGCAAGATCtagattttcttttcattatgGCTGCTTTTAAGTCTCATTGGTTGTCCACGGATCATATTCATTGATTTGAATCTTAGACCTTCCAAAGGTAAGAAGAGATGCTTATGCGATTTGCTACTTCAGTATTTCTGCTACACCTGTccttgtggctcttttctccctcctcctaCCCGCTAGATCTTTGCTTATCTTGTGAGTCGGTGCAGGGAGGATGACACATCTTTCTGTCATTCATTTTCCACATCCTGCAGTGCTTTCTCTCATCCACctgctgaaaacaaacagagcacCCTTGACAAACTCCTAAATCCCATTTATGTCTGTAAGGTTTGGTATCAGACCAGTCCTACAGCACGGACCTGTTTttataagaaaataataatactaCAGCTCCAGTGTTTGCAAGAGCTGACACAAACAAACCATTCCCCTCTAAGGCCGTCAGTGAGTGTTGGCCATGTCAGAGGTTGATAATGGCGATTGTGTTAGCGGGGTTAATGACATGGTCAAACAGTAAAACATGAGCTCCTCAAACAAATAATCCAAACAAATCATATCCTTGTGTCAACACATGCATGGCCTGTTAAAAATTTTCTGGTAAATGCATCCACGTGTCAGCTCTATTATCAATAAAGGACAACACATAAAACTACAGGGCCTCATAAATATCCAATTTAGAACATACAAATCCAATtgacaaagttaaaaaacataAGGGGGAGAGTAGGAGCTCTCAAAACTGACAAGACCACTCAATCAATCATGCAGTGAGGGATGAATGGCAGGTTAAGTCATGATAAAACTACTCATGCAGCAGAAAACTACAGTTTAACACCGCAGTGAAAAAAGCTTATAAATAATAACAAGCCTGTAAGGATGTAGTGACATCCATTCGTGTGATCTTATCTTTTGTAATAAGCGTTCTCTCTGATGCTCGGCACAGCTTTTGTGCATCGCTGCCAACAAATAGAAATGTAAGCCAGACATCACATAGGAACAGAATGATAACAGTTTGCAAACAATTTGAAAACACTGATGATGACACAGCGCCAAGATCAGTCTCATAAAAAACAGTTTATGATTATTCCAAAGCTTCTGGCTCCCTCTTTGGCTCGCTCAGAAAGAGTAGAGGGTGTAAATAAGAGGGGAGGCTTACATGGTGCATAATGGATCAAAAATAAGCAGACTTCATAGAAAATGCTCTTTGATTAACCGCTTGTCCCCCCCCGCCtccctcttcttttctctttttctcttcacaGTTCCACCAGGTTAGAAGAGTGATGACCATCCTGTTCCTTACTATGGTTATTTCATACTTCAGTTGCATGAGAGCTGCGCCCCTGAGAGACGCCCCGGGTATGCGGGGCCATCGGACGGAAGGCTACTTGGGCGCCGCTGCGACGGCCGCACGAGGCCACGGGACTCCACAGAGTGGCGGTGGGCCGGGCCAGCGCGGGGAGCTGCCCTCGCTCACAGACACGTTTGAGCAGGTGATAGAGGAGCTGCTGGAAGTAGAGGGAGAGGCGGCGCAGCTGGGACAGGGGGGCGAAAAGAGCCAGGGAGGTGGGGGCCCGTCCTCTGTGGTCACAGCAGAGACCAAGGATGTCGACATGTACGACTCGCGGGTGATGATCAGCAACCAAGTGCCTTTGGAGCCGCCGTTGCTCTTTCTCCTGGAGGAATACAAAAACTATCTGGACGCCGCTAATATGTCCATGAGGGTGCGGCGACACTCGGATCCCTCGCGGCGTGGAGAGCTCAGTGTGTGTGACAGTATTAGCCAGTGGGTGACAGCTGTGGATAAAAAGACGGCAATAGACATGTCTGGGCAGACAGTTACCGTCATGGAAAAGGTCCCTGTCCCCAATGGCCAACTGAAGCAATACTTTTATGAGACCAAATGCAACCCCATGGGGTACACAAAGGAGGGCTGCAGAGGAATAGACAAGCGGCATTATAATTCCCAATGCAGGACAACCCAGTCCTACGTGCGAGCGCTTACCATGGATAGCAAAAAGAAGATTGGCTGGCGGTTTATAAGGATAGACACTTCATGTGTATGCACATTGACCATTAAAAGAGGGAGATAGTGTATAAAATGTATAGATTTTattgaagagtttaaaaaagagaataaagagaaaatatctATTTGTATATATACATAACAGGGTAAATTATTCCGTCAAATGAAAATTTTATGGACTGCATGTAAAAAAAGATGAAGTTTATACAGTAAAAGTGATACTACAGTCTATTTATTGAACATATTCATGACCTtgtaaacaattaaaaaaaatctgatcagtCATTTGCGCCCAGTTTAAATTACTATATCACATTCCTCAAGACATTGTGATTTGTTTACGTTGCCAAGAATtagaaaaggaaggaaaagaaaaaaacaggcaagGAAGGAGAGAGGACAGCTCCATCTTCAAAAGC
This sequence is a window from Cheilinus undulatus linkage group 1, ASM1832078v1, whole genome shotgun sequence. Protein-coding genes within it:
- the bdnf gene encoding brain-derived neurotrophic factor isoform X3, which encodes MTILFLTMVISYFSCMRAAPLRDAPGMRGHRTEGYLGAAATAARGHGTPQSGGGPGQRGELPSLTDTFEQVIEELLEVEGEAAQLGQGGEKSQGGGGPSSVVTAETKDVDMYDSRVMISNQVPLEPPLLFLLEEYKNYLDAANMSMRVRRHSDPSRRGELSVCDSISQWVTAVDKKTAIDMSGQTVTVMEKVPVPNGQLKQYFYETKCNPMGYTKEGCRGIDKRHYNSQCRTTQSYVRALTMDSKKKIGWRFIRIDTSCVCTLTIKRGR
- the bdnf gene encoding brain-derived neurotrophic factor isoform X1; its protein translation is MKFHQVRRVMTILFLTMVISYFSCMRAAPLRDAPGMRGHRTEGYLGAAATAARGHGTPQSGGGPGQRGELPSLTDTFEQVIEELLEVEGEAAQLGQGGEKSQGGGGPSSVVTAETKDVDMYDSRVMISNQVPLEPPLLFLLEEYKNYLDAANMSMRVRRHSDPSRRGELSVCDSISQWVTAVDKKTAIDMSGQTVTVMEKVPVPNGQLKQYFYETKCNPMGYTKEGCRGIDKRHYNSQCRTTQSYVRALTMDSKKKIGWRFIRIDTSCVCTLTIKRGR
- the bdnf gene encoding brain-derived neurotrophic factor isoform X2; translation: MFHQVRRVMTILFLTMVISYFSCMRAAPLRDAPGMRGHRTEGYLGAAATAARGHGTPQSGGGPGQRGELPSLTDTFEQVIEELLEVEGEAAQLGQGGEKSQGGGGPSSVVTAETKDVDMYDSRVMISNQVPLEPPLLFLLEEYKNYLDAANMSMRVRRHSDPSRRGELSVCDSISQWVTAVDKKTAIDMSGQTVTVMEKVPVPNGQLKQYFYETKCNPMGYTKEGCRGIDKRHYNSQCRTTQSYVRALTMDSKKKIGWRFIRIDTSCVCTLTIKRGR